The following are from one region of the Mycobacteriales bacterium genome:
- a CDS encoding acyl-CoA carboxylase subunit beta, giving the protein MTAQAASSGDAIDPRSTAGRIAELERHIDEAVHAASQAAVEKQHAKGKMTARERIEALLDPGSFVELDAFMRHRAHDFDMYETRPYGDGVVTGHGTVHGRQICVFSQDFTVFGGSLGEVFGEKICKVMDLAMKTGCPVVGINDSGGARIQEGVVALGLYAEIFYRNVMASGVIPQISLIMGPCAGGAVYSPAITDFTVMVDQTSHMFITGPDVIKTVTGEDVTMEDLGGAHTHNSKSGVAHFMSADETEALELTRALLAFLPSNNMEQAPSYDEVDLDSEQPEAFLDTFIPDSANQPYDIVTVIEHVVDDGDFLQVQELFAPNIVCGFARIDGHSVGVVANQPMQFAGTLDIDASEKAARFVRTCDAFNIPVLTFVDVPGFLPGTAQEWNGIIRRGAKLLYAYAEATVPKVTVITRKAYGGAYDVMGSKHLRADVNLAWPTAEIAVMGAQGAVNILHRRTLADAADPDATRKELVADYEDHFANPYIAAERGYVDAVIKPSATRLEVIRALRLLRTKRESLPPKKHGNIPL; this is encoded by the coding sequence ATGACCGCACAGGCTGCATCGTCCGGCGACGCCATCGATCCTCGCTCGACCGCCGGCCGGATCGCCGAGCTCGAACGTCACATCGACGAGGCCGTCCACGCCGCCTCGCAGGCGGCTGTCGAGAAGCAGCACGCCAAGGGCAAGATGACCGCCCGCGAACGCATCGAGGCGCTGCTCGACCCAGGGTCGTTCGTCGAGCTCGACGCGTTCATGCGGCATCGCGCCCACGACTTCGACATGTACGAGACCCGCCCGTACGGCGACGGCGTCGTCACCGGCCACGGCACCGTTCACGGCCGTCAGATCTGCGTGTTCAGCCAGGACTTCACGGTCTTCGGCGGGTCCCTCGGCGAGGTGTTCGGCGAGAAGATCTGCAAGGTCATGGACCTCGCAATGAAGACCGGCTGCCCCGTCGTCGGCATCAACGACTCCGGCGGCGCCCGGATCCAGGAGGGCGTCGTCGCACTCGGCCTGTACGCCGAGATCTTCTACCGCAACGTGATGGCTTCCGGTGTGATCCCGCAGATCTCGCTGATCATGGGCCCGTGCGCAGGGGGCGCGGTGTACTCCCCGGCGATCACCGACTTCACCGTGATGGTCGACCAGACCTCGCACATGTTCATCACCGGCCCGGACGTCATCAAGACGGTGACCGGCGAGGACGTGACGATGGAGGACCTCGGCGGCGCTCACACGCACAACTCGAAGTCCGGCGTCGCCCACTTCATGTCCGCCGACGAGACCGAGGCCCTCGAGCTGACCCGCGCTCTGCTGGCGTTCCTGCCCAGCAACAACATGGAGCAGGCGCCGTCCTACGACGAGGTCGATCTCGACAGCGAGCAGCCCGAGGCGTTCCTCGACACGTTCATCCCCGACTCCGCGAACCAGCCCTACGACATCGTCACGGTCATCGAACACGTCGTCGACGACGGCGACTTCCTGCAGGTCCAGGAGCTGTTCGCGCCCAACATCGTCTGCGGCTTCGCCCGGATCGACGGTCACTCGGTCGGTGTCGTCGCCAACCAGCCCATGCAGTTCGCCGGCACGCTGGACATCGACGCCTCGGAGAAGGCCGCGCGCTTCGTACGCACCTGCGACGCGTTCAACATCCCGGTGCTGACGTTCGTCGACGTACCCGGCTTCCTGCCCGGAACCGCGCAGGAATGGAACGGCATCATCCGCCGCGGCGCGAAGCTGCTCTACGCCTACGCAGAAGCGACCGTGCCCAAGGTCACGGTCATCACCCGCAAGGCCTACGGCGGCGCCTACGACGTCATGGGCTCGAAGCACCTTCGTGCCGACGTGAACCTCGCCTGGCCGACCGCCGAGATCGCGGTCATGGGCGCGCAGGGCGCGGTCAACATCCTTCACCGCCGCACCCTCGCCGACGCGGCAGACCCCGATGCGACCCGCAAGGAGCTGGTCGCGGACTACGAGGACCACTTCGCGAACCCCTATATCGCGGCCGAGCGCGGCTACGTGGACGCGGTCATCAAGCCGTCGGCGACCCGGCTCGAGGTGATCCGGGCGTTGCGCCTGCTGCGCACCAAGCGGGAGTCGCTGCCGCCCAAGAAGCACGGAAACATCCCGCTGTGA
- a CDS encoding acyl-CoA carboxylase epsilon subunit: protein MNPPTAEDPPRLRIVRGGEPTDEELAALVAAVALRGAAPVAEPKPLRQPLHPWVASGLVKGTRTKV, encoded by the coding sequence GTGAACCCGCCCACCGCAGAAGACCCGCCGCGGTTGCGGATCGTTCGCGGCGGTGAGCCCACCGACGAGGAGCTCGCCGCGCTCGTCGCGGCGGTCGCGCTCCGCGGCGCAGCGCCGGTCGCCGAGCCGAAGCCGCTGCGCCAACCGCTGCACCCGTGGGTTGCCAGCGGCCTCGTCAAGGGCACCCGCACGAAGGTCTAA
- the ispD gene encoding 2-C-methyl-D-erythritol 4-phosphate cytidylyltransferase — protein sequence MAGTAQAASRLRTVGVVLAGGVGTRVGLNIPKQLLKIAGKPVIEHTLAAFEAAPEIDEIIVLMAPDHLDAVNAIVAGRGFRKVSAVIEGGQTRNDSTRNAIAHLGEQECNVLFHDAVRPLVSPRIIRECVNALRDYEAVDVAIASADTIVVVDTDDVITDIPDRSTLRRGQTPQGFRLSTIRRAYERAWQDPGFAATDDCSVVLKYLPDVAIHVVEGSDQNMKVTAPVDLFIADKLFQLGSAAVAALPTPAAYAEALRGRVAVVFGGSSGIGAHIVSLLESYGATVFSFSRSATGTDVGKAADIRAALETAHGRHGRIDFIVVTAGLLTTGDLADADDAAVEETIAANYVGPVQVARLGVGYLEQTKGQLLLFTSSSYTRGRAGYSLYSSTKAAVVNLTQALADEWLPLGVRVNCVNPERTATPMREKAFGVEPASELLEPGEVARTSVDVLVSDITGLVIDVRRELP from the coding sequence ATGGCTGGGACGGCACAGGCGGCGAGCCGGCTGCGCACCGTCGGCGTCGTGCTGGCGGGCGGGGTCGGCACGCGAGTGGGGCTGAACATCCCCAAGCAGCTGCTCAAGATCGCCGGCAAGCCGGTGATCGAGCACACCCTCGCGGCCTTCGAGGCGGCCCCTGAAATCGACGAGATCATCGTGCTGATGGCGCCGGACCACCTTGACGCGGTCAACGCCATCGTCGCCGGCCGCGGCTTCCGCAAGGTGAGTGCGGTGATCGAGGGCGGGCAGACCCGAAACGACTCGACGCGCAACGCCATCGCCCATCTCGGCGAGCAGGAGTGCAACGTCTTGTTCCACGACGCGGTGCGCCCGCTGGTGAGCCCGCGGATCATCCGCGAGTGCGTCAACGCGCTGCGTGACTACGAAGCCGTCGATGTCGCGATTGCCTCCGCCGACACGATCGTGGTCGTCGACACCGACGACGTGATCACCGACATCCCCGACCGTTCCACCCTGCGTCGCGGGCAGACACCGCAGGGGTTCCGGCTCTCGACCATCAGGCGGGCCTACGAGCGCGCCTGGCAGGATCCCGGCTTCGCGGCGACGGACGACTGCAGCGTCGTGCTGAAGTACCTGCCCGACGTCGCGATCCACGTGGTCGAAGGCTCCGACCAGAACATGAAGGTGACGGCGCCGGTCGACCTGTTCATCGCCGACAAGCTGTTCCAGCTCGGCTCGGCCGCCGTGGCTGCCCTGCCCACGCCGGCTGCCTACGCCGAGGCGTTGCGCGGCCGTGTCGCGGTGGTGTTCGGCGGCAGCTCGGGCATCGGCGCCCACATCGTCTCGCTGCTCGAGTCCTACGGCGCCACCGTCTTCTCCTTCAGCCGCTCGGCGACCGGGACGGACGTCGGCAAGGCGGCCGACATCCGCGCTGCCCTCGAGACCGCGCACGGCCGGCACGGCCGGATCGACTTCATCGTCGTGACGGCGGGGCTGCTCACAACCGGCGATTTGGCCGACGCCGACGACGCCGCGGTCGAGGAGACGATCGCGGCGAACTACGTCGGGCCGGTCCAGGTGGCCCGACTCGGCGTCGGCTATCTCGAGCAGACGAAAGGCCAGCTGCTGCTGTTCACCTCGAGCAGCTACACCCGCGGCCGCGCGGGCTACAGCCTCTACTCCTCGACCAAGGCGGCTGTCGTCAACCTCACCCAGGCCCTCGCCGACGAGTGGCTGCCGCTCGGGGTGCGGGTCAACTGCGTCAACCCGGAGCGGACGGCGACGCCGATGCGGGAGAAGGCGTTCGGCGTCGAGCCGGCGTCCGAGCTGCTCGAGCCCGGCGAAGTCGCGCGAACCTCTGTCGACGTACTCGTGTCGGACATCACCGGCCTGGTGATCGACGTACGCCGCGAGCTCCCTTAG
- a CDS encoding polyprenol monophosphomannose synthase produces the protein MSVVVVMPTYNERDNIEAIAAEVLARPCAPHLLVVDDSSPDGTGEIVEKLHAGQPQRISLLSRSGKAGLGKAYAAGFSHALAQLSPELVVQMDADGSHQPADIDRLVEASADADLVIGSRYVKGGSVSGWSRHRQALSRAGNVYARAVLASPIRDLTGGFKAWRAELLGRLDVTRTASDGYAFQIEMTTRARAAGARIVEIPIVFHERVAGSSKMSTQIAIEALRGVPAMRRRYSRSSSA, from the coding sequence ATGTCCGTAGTCGTCGTGATGCCGACGTACAACGAACGGGACAACATCGAAGCGATTGCCGCCGAGGTCCTCGCGCGGCCGTGCGCACCACATCTGCTCGTGGTCGACGACAGCTCTCCGGACGGCACCGGCGAGATCGTCGAGAAGCTCCACGCCGGGCAACCGCAGCGCATCAGCCTGCTCAGCCGTAGCGGCAAGGCCGGGCTCGGCAAGGCCTACGCGGCCGGGTTCTCCCACGCCCTCGCGCAGCTCTCCCCCGAGCTCGTCGTGCAGATGGATGCCGATGGCTCCCACCAACCCGCCGACATCGACCGGCTGGTCGAGGCGAGCGCCGACGCCGATCTCGTCATCGGGTCGCGCTACGTCAAGGGCGGCAGCGTCAGCGGCTGGAGCAGGCACCGGCAGGCGCTCTCCCGCGCCGGCAACGTCTATGCGCGCGCCGTCCTCGCCAGCCCGATCCGGGACCTGACCGGCGGGTTCAAGGCCTGGCGCGCGGAGCTGCTCGGGCGCCTCGACGTCACCCGTACCGCCAGCGACGGGTACGCCTTCCAGATCGAGATGACGACCCGGGCGCGCGCGGCCGGAGCGCGCATCGTGGAGATCCCGATCGTGTTCCACGAGCGCGTCGCGGGCAGCTCCAAGATGTCGACGCAGATCGCGATCGAGGCGCTGCGCGGCGTACCGGCGATGCGACGGCGCTACTCGCGGTCCTCGTCGGCGTAG
- a CDS encoding ABC transporter ATP-binding protein — translation MPPRPKDAIVVKDVGIKFAINRRRRIGVKNLLLEGRTAATGEGEYWPFRHISFRVKKGESVGIVGRNGCGKSTLLRLVAGVMLPDEGTIQVNGGVGAMIELSAGFVSDLTARENVYLISSLHGFSRQQTDERFDDIMKWAGVERFVDTPVMHFSSGMRARLAFSIVTRMEEPILLVDEVLAVGDKAFRQKCGVVIDGMLGEGRTMLLVSHNENDLRRWCQRGVYLRRELPPFQGPIEEVLEMYYADEDRE, via the coding sequence ATGCCGCCCAGACCCAAGGACGCGATCGTCGTCAAGGACGTCGGCATCAAGTTCGCGATCAACCGGCGCCGGCGGATCGGCGTCAAGAACCTGCTGCTCGAAGGGCGCACCGCGGCGACCGGCGAGGGTGAGTACTGGCCGTTCCGCCACATCTCCTTCCGCGTCAAGAAGGGCGAGTCCGTCGGGATCGTCGGGCGCAACGGGTGCGGCAAGAGCACGCTGCTACGCCTCGTCGCGGGCGTGATGCTGCCCGACGAGGGCACCATCCAGGTCAACGGCGGGGTGGGCGCGATGATCGAGCTGTCGGCCGGCTTCGTCAGCGACCTCACCGCGCGGGAGAACGTCTACCTGATCTCCTCGCTGCACGGCTTCAGCCGCCAGCAGACCGACGAGCGCTTCGACGACATCATGAAGTGGGCGGGCGTCGAGCGCTTCGTCGACACCCCCGTCATGCACTTCTCCAGCGGCATGCGCGCTCGTCTCGCGTTCTCGATCGTCACGCGGATGGAGGAGCCGATCCTGCTCGTCGACGAGGTGCTCGCGGTCGGCGACAAGGCCTTCCGGCAGAAGTGCGGGGTGGTCATCGACGGCATGCTCGGCGAGGGCCGGACGATGCTGCTCGTGTCCCACAACGAGAACGACCTGCGGCGCTGGTGCCAGCGTGGGGTCTACCTGCGACGCGAGCTGCCGCCGTTCCAGGGACCGATCGAGGAGGTCCTCGAGATGTACTACGCCGACGAGGACCGCGAGTAG
- a CDS encoding ABC transporter permease codes for MGQPIADRIYGIWDRRDVLRMLVDRGLRNKYANSVLGYAWSLLEPAMLVVTYFLLLKIFHRSQPKYPLFITSVILPWQWFATVVNSAPKTLRQNSRLITSIALPREIYPLADVVVKAVEFALSLPVLLLVAWIYRAKPSGYVFLWPLALLFELMICVGLALLLSALNTVLRDIERGIGIVIRMMFYVVPILYPLISLSPAMRHWEAYNPIVGILEISRAVWLPAYWTGWWPVECSAVGAVVILIAGFSVFARLERAVLKEL; via the coding sequence GTGGGCCAGCCCATCGCAGACCGGATCTACGGCATCTGGGACCGGCGCGACGTGCTGCGCATGCTCGTCGACCGCGGCCTGCGCAACAAGTACGCGAACTCCGTCCTCGGCTACGCCTGGTCCCTGCTCGAACCGGCGATGCTGGTCGTCACCTACTTCCTGCTGCTCAAGATCTTTCACCGCTCGCAGCCGAAGTACCCGCTGTTCATCACGTCGGTGATCCTGCCGTGGCAGTGGTTCGCGACCGTCGTCAACTCCGCGCCGAAGACGCTGCGGCAGAACTCGCGGCTGATCACCTCGATCGCGCTGCCGCGCGAGATCTACCCGCTGGCCGACGTCGTGGTGAAGGCGGTCGAGTTCGCGCTCAGCCTGCCCGTCCTGCTGCTCGTCGCTTGGATCTACCGGGCGAAGCCGTCGGGCTACGTGTTCCTGTGGCCGTTGGCGCTGTTGTTCGAGCTGATGATCTGCGTCGGTCTCGCCCTGCTGCTGTCCGCGCTCAACACGGTGCTGCGCGACATCGAGCGCGGCATCGGCATCGTGATCCGGATGATGTTCTACGTCGTACCGATCCTGTATCCGCTGATCAGCCTGTCGCCGGCGATGCGGCACTGGGAGGCCTACAACCCGATCGTCGGCATCCTGGAGATCAGCCGTGCGGTGTGGTTGCCGGCGTACTGGACCGGGTGGTGGCCGGTCGAGTGCTCCGCCGTCGGCGCGGTCGTGATCCTGATCGCCGGGTTCAGCGTGTTCGCCCGGCTCGAGCGCGCGGTCCTCAAAGAGCTCTGA
- a CDS encoding lactate 2-monooxygenase, producing the protein MLGTKPELPMSVDALEAAAREILSPEAFGYVAGSAGTESTARANREAFERHRIVPRFLGQDVSVRDLSTTVLGTPMPAPVVLGPVGVQGIVHPDAELAVARAVSDLALPMALSTVSSYGMEDVAAACGDSPRWYQLYWPRDREVGASFLARAKAAGFSALLLTLDTFILAWRPRDLVNGYLPFLSRLGLANYESDPAFLAGLSASPEEDPTASVMRWQSMFGDPANTWADLAWVREHWDGPIALKGVLHPDDARRAVDAGMDGILVSNHGGRQIDGSIAALDALPGVVEAVDGRAEVLFDSGIRTGSDVMKALALGAKAVLLGRPYVYGLAVAGEAGVRHVVRSLLAELELSMALAGCATLADIGPELLTRIP; encoded by the coding sequence ATGCTGGGCACGAAGCCCGAGCTGCCGATGTCGGTCGACGCGCTCGAAGCGGCCGCCCGCGAGATCCTCTCGCCGGAGGCGTTCGGCTACGTCGCCGGCAGCGCGGGCACCGAGTCGACCGCTCGCGCCAACCGGGAGGCGTTCGAGCGACACCGGATCGTGCCGCGCTTCCTCGGTCAGGACGTTTCGGTACGTGACCTGTCCACCACCGTGCTCGGTACGCCGATGCCGGCGCCGGTCGTGCTCGGGCCGGTCGGAGTGCAGGGGATCGTGCACCCCGACGCCGAGCTCGCGGTGGCGCGGGCGGTGTCCGACCTGGCACTGCCGATGGCGCTGTCGACGGTGTCGTCCTATGGGATGGAGGACGTCGCCGCGGCGTGCGGCGACTCGCCGCGCTGGTACCAGCTCTACTGGCCGAGGGACCGCGAGGTGGGGGCGTCGTTCCTCGCCCGTGCCAAGGCCGCGGGGTTCTCGGCGCTGCTGCTCACCCTCGACACCTTCATCCTCGCGTGGCGGCCGCGTGACCTCGTCAACGGCTACCTGCCTTTCCTGTCACGCCTCGGTCTGGCCAACTACGAGTCGGACCCGGCGTTCCTCGCCGGCCTGTCGGCGAGCCCGGAGGAGGACCCGACCGCGTCCGTCATGCGCTGGCAGTCGATGTTCGGCGACCCGGCCAACACGTGGGCGGACCTGGCGTGGGTGCGCGAACACTGGGACGGCCCGATCGCGCTGAAGGGCGTGCTGCATCCCGACGACGCCCGCCGCGCCGTCGACGCCGGCATGGACGGCATCCTGGTCTCCAACCACGGTGGCCGGCAGATCGACGGCTCGATCGCCGCCCTCGACGCCTTGCCCGGTGTCGTCGAGGCAGTCGACGGCCGCGCAGAGGTGCTGTTCGACTCCGGCATCCGGACCGGGTCCGACGTGATGAAGGCGCTCGCGCTCGGCGCGAAGGCAGTGCTGCTCGGCCGACCGTACGTCTACGGACTCGCCGTCGCCGGGGAGGCCGGCGTACGCCACGTCGTCCGATCCCTGCTCGCCGAGCTCGAGCTCTCCATGGCACTCGCCGGATGCGCAACGCTGGCAGATATCGGGCCGGAGCTGCTGACCCGGATACCGTGA
- a CDS encoding biotin carboxylase N-terminal domain-containing protein produces MRKVLVANRGEIAIRVIRACRDSGIGSVAIYADPDLDAQHAKLADEAYALGGATPADTYLNIAKILDVARRAGADAVHPGYGFLAENAEFAQAVIDAGLTWIGPPPAAIDALGDKVKARHIAAKVGAPLTPGTPDPVAGVDEVIAFADEHGLPIAIKAAYGGGGRGLKVARSRDEIADLYESAVREAVAAFGRGECFVERYLDKPRHVETQILADQQGNVVVVGTRDCSLQRRYQKVVEEAPAPFLTDEQLERLYSASKAIAKEAGYVGAGTCEFLVAPDGLVSFLEVNTRLQVEHPVTEEVSGADLVRQQFRIADGETLDFDDPAPRGHAFEFRINAEDAGRGFLPAPGTVTKWQVPSGPGVRMDAGYVVGDTVPAAYDSLLGKLIVTGATRLEAIERSRRALADFEVGGMPTLIPFHRVVLHEPDFVDEPFRVHTRWIETEWTGSVPPYDGDSADASTADRERITVEVGGRRLEVSVPGGLAAARPAAAAGGRKPPSAHKASAGKSAASGDSVTAPMQGTIVKVAVADGDIVEAGDLIVVLEAMKMEQPINAHQAGTVSGLGAAVGDVVSSGNVLCEITPA; encoded by the coding sequence ATGCGCAAGGTGCTGGTCGCCAACCGGGGCGAGATCGCGATCCGGGTCATCAGGGCATGCCGCGACTCCGGCATCGGCAGCGTCGCCATCTACGCCGACCCCGACCTCGACGCCCAGCACGCGAAGCTTGCCGACGAGGCCTACGCGCTCGGCGGCGCCACGCCCGCCGACACCTACCTGAACATCGCGAAGATCCTCGACGTCGCGCGGCGCGCGGGCGCCGACGCGGTGCACCCCGGCTACGGCTTCCTGGCCGAGAATGCCGAGTTCGCCCAGGCCGTGATCGACGCGGGCCTCACCTGGATCGGTCCACCGCCCGCCGCGATCGACGCGCTCGGCGACAAGGTCAAGGCCCGCCACATCGCGGCCAAGGTCGGCGCGCCGCTCACCCCCGGCACCCCCGACCCGGTCGCGGGCGTGGACGAGGTGATCGCGTTCGCCGACGAGCACGGCCTGCCGATCGCGATCAAGGCCGCGTACGGCGGCGGCGGGCGCGGCCTGAAGGTCGCGCGCAGCCGCGACGAGATCGCCGACCTCTACGAGAGCGCGGTCCGCGAGGCGGTGGCGGCGTTCGGTCGCGGCGAGTGCTTCGTCGAGCGCTACCTCGACAAGCCGCGCCACGTCGAGACCCAGATCCTCGCCGACCAGCAAGGCAACGTGGTCGTGGTCGGCACTCGCGACTGCTCCCTGCAGCGGCGCTACCAGAAGGTCGTCGAGGAAGCGCCGGCGCCGTTCCTCACCGACGAGCAGCTCGAGCGGCTGTACTCGGCGAGCAAGGCGATCGCGAAGGAGGCCGGCTACGTCGGCGCCGGGACCTGCGAGTTCCTCGTCGCCCCCGACGGGCTGGTCTCCTTCCTCGAGGTCAACACCCGGCTGCAGGTCGAGCACCCGGTGACCGAGGAGGTCAGCGGCGCCGACCTGGTCCGCCAGCAGTTCCGGATCGCCGACGGGGAGACGCTCGACTTCGACGACCCGGCGCCGCGCGGGCACGCCTTCGAGTTCCGGATCAACGCGGAGGACGCCGGACGCGGCTTCCTGCCCGCTCCCGGCACCGTCACCAAGTGGCAGGTGCCGTCAGGACCCGGCGTACGGATGGACGCCGGTTACGTCGTCGGCGACACGGTGCCCGCCGCCTACGACTCGCTGCTCGGCAAGCTGATCGTCACCGGCGCGACCCGGCTCGAGGCGATCGAGCGGTCCCGGCGGGCGCTGGCCGACTTCGAGGTCGGCGGCATGCCGACGCTCATCCCGTTCCACCGCGTGGTGCTGCACGAGCCCGACTTCGTCGACGAGCCGTTCCGGGTGCACACCCGCTGGATCGAGACCGAGTGGACCGGGTCGGTCCCGCCGTACGACGGCGACAGCGCCGACGCCTCCACTGCCGACCGGGAGCGGATCACGGTCGAGGTCGGCGGCCGGCGCCTGGAGGTGTCGGTGCCGGGCGGTCTGGCCGCGGCGCGGCCGGCGGCCGCCGCGGGCGGGCGCAAGCCGCCGTCGGCCCACAAGGCGTCAGCCGGCAAGAGCGCCGCGAGCGGCGACTCGGTGACGGCGCCGATGCAGGGCACGATCGTCAAGGTCGCGGTCGCCGACGGCGACATCGTCGAAGCGGGCGACCTGATCGTCGTCCTCGAGGCGATGAAGATGGAGCAGCCGATCAACGCCCATCAAGCCGGTACGGTCAGCGGCCTCGGCGCCGCGGTCGGCGACGTGGTCAGCTCCGGCAACGTCCTCTGCGAGATCACGCCCGCGTAG
- a CDS encoding NAD(P)H-quinone dehydrogenase, translating into MTRIVILGGGPGGYEAALVAVQLGAEVVLVDRDGIGGACVLADCVPSKTLIATSESIAAMEASEALGIRPVAGGAASDHVEVDAATVYSRVKALAAAQSADITRQVAGVGVRVVKGSGAFAGPGLVEVTSADGTETLSADTVLIATGASPRVLVGSEPDGERILTWQQVYDLPSLPEHLVVVGSGVTGAEFASAYLALGSEVTLVSSRDRVMPSEDEDAALLIEDVFTRRGMSIVKQARAAAIRRTDGGVEVTLRDGRTVTGSHCLVTVGSVPNTADIGLERVGVATDDAGYVKVDRVSRTNVQGIYAAGDCTGLLLLASVAAMQGRTAMWHALGDAVMPLRLATVAANVFTDPEIATVGLPAVEAAAERGGLREVKLPLATNARAKMQGIEDGFVKLYCRPSGSVLGGVVVAPRASELILPVSLAVQHGLNVDQLAHTFTIYPSISGSITEAARQLHLSVQD; encoded by the coding sequence GTGACGCGCATCGTGATTCTCGGCGGTGGACCTGGGGGCTACGAGGCGGCACTGGTCGCGGTCCAGCTCGGCGCGGAGGTCGTGCTCGTCGACCGGGACGGCATCGGCGGCGCGTGCGTGCTGGCCGACTGCGTCCCGTCCAAGACCCTGATCGCCACCAGCGAGTCGATCGCGGCGATGGAGGCGAGCGAGGCGCTGGGCATCCGTCCGGTCGCGGGAGGCGCGGCGAGCGACCACGTGGAGGTGGACGCCGCCACCGTCTACAGCCGCGTCAAGGCGCTCGCCGCCGCGCAGTCAGCGGACATCACCCGCCAGGTGGCGGGCGTCGGGGTGCGGGTGGTCAAGGGTTCCGGCGCGTTCGCCGGGCCGGGGCTGGTCGAGGTCACCAGCGCCGACGGCACCGAGACGTTGTCGGCGGACACCGTGCTGATCGCGACCGGCGCGTCCCCTCGGGTGCTGGTGGGCTCCGAGCCCGACGGCGAACGGATCCTCACTTGGCAGCAGGTCTACGACCTGCCGTCGTTGCCCGAACACCTGGTGGTCGTCGGATCGGGGGTGACCGGGGCGGAGTTCGCGAGCGCCTACCTCGCCCTCGGCAGCGAGGTGACGCTGGTGTCGAGCCGCGACCGCGTCATGCCCAGCGAGGACGAGGATGCCGCGCTGCTCATCGAGGACGTGTTCACCCGCCGGGGGATGAGCATCGTCAAGCAGGCCCGGGCGGCGGCGATCCGGCGTACCGACGGCGGCGTGGAGGTCACGCTGCGCGACGGTCGGACGGTGACCGGCTCGCACTGCCTGGTGACGGTCGGTTCGGTCCCGAACACCGCCGACATCGGGCTGGAGCGGGTCGGAGTGGCCACCGACGACGCGGGATATGTGAAGGTGGACCGGGTCTCACGCACCAACGTGCAGGGGATCTACGCGGCGGGAGACTGCACCGGCCTGTTGCTGCTGGCCTCGGTGGCCGCTATGCAGGGGCGGACCGCCATGTGGCACGCGCTGGGCGACGCGGTGATGCCGCTTCGGCTCGCGACGGTCGCGGCCAACGTCTTCACCGACCCGGAGATCGCGACGGTCGGCCTGCCGGCGGTGGAGGCGGCGGCGGAGCGCGGCGGGCTTCGTGAGGTCAAGCTGCCGCTGGCGACCAACGCCCGCGCGAAGATGCAGGGCATCGAGGACGGGTTCGTGAAGCTCTACTGCCGGCCGTCAGGATCCGTGCTCGGCGGCGTCGTCGTCGCGCCGCGCGCCAGCGAGCTGATCCTGCCGGTGTCCCTCGCCGTACAGCACGGCCTCAACGTCGACCAGCTCGCGCACACCTTCACGATCTACCCGTCGATCAGCGGCAGCATCACCGAAGCCGCCCGCCAGCTGCACCTGTCCGTGCAGGACTGA
- a CDS encoding gamma-glutamylcyclotransferase, with translation MAVYAAYGSNLDPAQMHERCPHSPCRGSGWLEGWRLTFGGEDLGWEGALATVVEDPGSRVFVMLYDLETYDEAALDEIEFATTGLYRKIRVRVQTLDGVQLAWIYVLAGYEGGRPAARYLGVMADAAERAGAPDDYVAELRSRPCRTSGDEA, from the coding sequence GTGGCGGTGTACGCGGCGTACGGGTCGAACCTCGATCCGGCGCAGATGCACGAACGCTGCCCGCATTCGCCGTGCCGCGGCTCGGGATGGCTCGAGGGTTGGCGGCTGACCTTCGGCGGCGAGGATCTCGGCTGGGAAGGCGCACTGGCGACCGTCGTCGAGGATCCGGGATCCCGGGTGTTCGTCATGCTCTACGACCTGGAGACCTACGACGAGGCCGCGCTCGACGAGATCGAGTTCGCCACGACCGGGCTCTACCGCAAGATCCGGGTCCGGGTGCAGACCCTCGACGGCGTCCAGCTCGCCTGGATCTACGTCCTCGCCGGGTACGAAGGCGGCCGCCCCGCTGCCCGCTACCTCGGGGTGATGGCCGACGCCGCCGAGCGCGCCGGCGCTCCGGACGACTACGTCGCCGAGCTGCGCAGCAGGCCGTGCCGCACCAGCGGCGACGAGGCCTGA
- a CDS encoding PaaI family thioesterase encodes MSVPLGHTPLQRHLGMHYLDDLDDPPADGSATVQCDVRDELRGPAGSVEGGLVATLLDTAGATAASRALDGLVATQSLTISFTAPLKVGPAVAVGRPLRVGKRDAVVEVRLSDAGNGGRLCAVGLLTAVRIGDRPSLGADGLAAAPAAERSVET; translated from the coding sequence GTGTCTGTCCCGCTCGGTCACACCCCGTTGCAGCGCCACCTCGGCATGCACTACCTGGACGACCTCGACGACCCGCCCGCTGACGGCTCCGCCACGGTGCAGTGCGACGTCCGCGACGAGCTGCGAGGGCCCGCCGGCTCGGTCGAAGGGGGCCTCGTGGCGACGCTGCTCGACACCGCGGGGGCGACCGCCGCGTCGCGTGCGCTCGACGGCCTCGTCGCCACCCAGTCTCTGACCATCTCCTTCACGGCGCCGCTGAAGGTCGGACCGGCGGTCGCGGTCGGTCGGCCGCTTCGGGTCGGCAAGCGCGACGCGGTCGTCGAGGTACGGCTGAGCGATGCCGGCAACGGCGGCCGGCTGTGCGCGGTCGGGTTGCTCACAGCGGTCCGCATCGGCGACCGGCCGTCACTGGGCGCGGACGGGCTCGCCGCCGCTCCCGCAGCCGAAAGAAGCGTCGAAACCTAG